One stretch of Gambusia affinis linkage group LG05, SWU_Gaff_1.0, whole genome shotgun sequence DNA includes these proteins:
- the tpi1b gene encoding triosephosphate isomerase B — translation MSRKFFVGGNWKMNGDKKSLGELIQTLNSGKVDPNVEVVCGAPSIYLDFARSKLDAKFGVAAQNCYKVPKGAFTGEISPAMIKDCGVNWVILGHSERRHVFGESDELIGQKTAHALESGLGVIACIGEKLDEREGGITEKVVFAQTKVIADNVKDWSKVVLAYEPVWAIGTGKTASPQQAQEVHEKLRAWLKTNVSDAVANSVRIIYGGSVTGGTCKELASQKDVDGFLVGGASLKPEFIEIINAKA, via the exons ATGAGCAGAAAATTCTTCGTCGGTGGCAACTGGAAAATGAACGGCGACAAGAAAAGCCTCGGGGAGCTCATCCAGACCCTGAATAGTGGCAAGGTGGACCCCAATGTCG aGGTGGTGTGCGGTGCTCCGTCCATCTACCTGGACTTCGCCAGGTCCAAACTGGATGCCAAGTTTGGAGTGGCGGCTCAGAACTGCTACAAAGTTCCCAAGGGTGCCTTCACTGGGGAGATTAG CCCTGCGATGATCAAGGACTGTGGCGTGAACTGGGTTATCCTGGGACACTCCGAGCGGCGCCACGTCTTCGGCGAGAGCGACGAG CTGATTGGTCAGAAGACTGCTCATGCTCTGGAGAGCGGTCTCGGCGTGATCGCCTGCATCGGCGAGAAGCTGGATGAGAGGGAGGGAGGCATCACGGAGAAGGTGGTGTTTGCCCAGACCAAAGTCATTGCAG ACAACGTAAAGGACTGGAGCAAGGTTGTGCTTGCTTATGAGCCTGTGTGGGCTATCGGCACCGGGAAGACTGCGTCTCCCCAGCAG GCTCAGGAAGTTCATGAGAAACTGAGGGCGTGGCTGAAGACCAACGTGTCTGATGCTGTAGCCAACTCTGTGAGGATCATCTATGGAG GTTCAGTAACAGGTGGTACCTGTAAAGAACTGGCCTCCCAGAAGGACGTGGACGGTTTCCTGGTGGGTGGAGCCTCTCTCAAGCCAGAGTTCATCGAAATCATCAATGCCAAGGCGTAA
- the LOC122830993 gene encoding zinc finger and SCAN domain-containing protein 12-like, with the protein MLPLRVFLNERLSAVAEEILGAVEKTITVYQEEILRSKDLEIRQLRMQLKLLHSEPKSDNYLETEQLHSPPPPSASPSVQPHQSPPAVAAVHEEEQQQGGEEEDEVCCVDQELPETSQGKEEQEQPRGDAPKRHFWMVHDPAENQDDPESEAQEFISPHTGLPISLHEQALHFQQFLSSSSNNGGGNSSGDESRDRPYICSVCEKRFTNCSHLAAHIRTHTGERPYMCDICRKTFITTSALNRHQTIHTEGKRYICAFCGKSFKWMESLGRHVRSVHKSDNVQV; encoded by the exons ATGCTGCCTCTTAGAGTTTTCCTCAACGAGAGACTTTCCGCGGTGGCGGAGGAGATTTTAGGAGCCGTGGAGAAGACAATAACGGTGTACCAGGAGGAGATTTTACGCTCCAAAGATTTAGAAATCAGGCAGCTCAGGATGCAGCTGAAGCTCCTCCATTCAG AGCCTAAATCGGACAATTATCTTGAAACCGAGCAGCTGCATTCTCCTCCCCCTccttctgcttctccttctgTCCAGCCCCATCAATCACCCCCTGCAGTGGCTGCTGTCcatgaggaggagcagcagcagggaggggaggaagaggatgaagtCTGCTGCGTTGATCAGGAGCTCCCAGAGACCTCACAGGGCAAAGAGGAGCAGGAGCAGCCGCGGGGAGACGCTCCCAAGCGGCACTTCTGGATGGTCCACGACCCCGCTGAGAACCAGGACGACCCGGAGTCAGAGGCGCAGGAGTTCATCTCACCCCACACCGGGCTGCCGATCTCTCTGCACGAACAGGCGCTGCACTTCCAGCAgtttctcagcagcagcagcaacaacggCGGGGGGAACAGCAGCGGCGACGAGAGCAGAGACAGGCCCTACATCTGCTCCGTGTGTGAGAAGCGCTTCACCAACTGCTCCCACCTGGCGGCCCACATCAGGACGCACACGGGGGAGAGGCCCTACATGTGTGACATCTGCAGGAAGACCTTCATCACGACAAGCGCTCTGAACAGACACCAGACCATTCACACCGAGGGGAAGCGATATATATGCGCCTTCTGTGGAAAGTCCTTTAAATGGATGGAGTCTCTAGGCAGACATGTGAGAAGCGTTCACAAGAGTGATAATGTGCAAGTATGA